The following proteins are co-located in the Melanotaenia boesemani isolate fMelBoe1 chromosome 5, fMelBoe1.pri, whole genome shotgun sequence genome:
- the LOC121640438 gene encoding platelet glycoprotein Ib alpha chain: MQLFLLLTLLMSHVTMAAAVDGCRSDTDKDGRQRENCTAAGFSDVPADLDLKTKVLVLPNNLFSSLSWTSFQIFPEIYEIDLTANQVSEVTLTATPILPTLSVLWLGSNRLTSLSDGSFSACPSLTELYLNSNAISSLSNDTFSGLSKLEILDLTSNHITVLPDLMLHPLAAIETLYLENNQIKVMPDDWFSQKEEVPYLYLSANPWACSCSLSYLRRYLEDNELNVYVRDGKDIKGDVESVVCDSPLEHKGTPVISLEESDLCSPSTAYSPTGDFDLLMTTITPYKEITAAATIPSSTSLPIPSTSSLSKPSTLQTPFAVLHSGSYEVVTWSWYHTFTSLSKWSEVKTEKSSVRFHDLTTKRAETTSFVRLTPITPKLQVVTTEPTTTSSVSSSMSSTPSREGSEPASVHRHVRVSSVGAAGVFCVWLFAGCLLLCVASAVCVLVTLVKLVVWYKKVYKPLNMRIAKRSAGREGGMLLMHSRKEDKGVVALYRSVLFVHKEGGDAFKKEEESEGREEGGERQVITLKPTGGGGEKEGDDEGRKERGVYRKTVYRLLSKEEEIEGWRTVVEECEVSAEDGDRRRVGGNKEWSGGGGGGEGGSKKRYSVILREEREEAGGGREELDWVVGGWEVKRGGREADEEPRSSWGEWLAHYLPSMPWGVTMPPDDEAAM; encoded by the exons GTTCTGGTGCTTCCAAACAACCtgttctcctctctgtcctggaCCTCCTTCCAGATCTTTCCAGAGATCTATGAGATCGACCTCACGGCCaaccag GTTTCAGAGGTGACCCTCACCGCGACTCCGATCCTGCCCACCCTCAGTGTCCTCTGGCTGGGATCCAACCGTCTAACGTCCCTTTCCGATGGCTCCTTCTCAGCCTGTCCTTCTCTGACCGAACTCTACCTGAACTCCAACGCCATCTCTTCTCTCAGCAACGACACCTTCTCTGGACTCAGCAAGCTGGAG ATCCTGGACCTGACATCCAATCACATCACGGTGCTTCCTGACCTCATGCTTCACCCCCTGGCTGCCATAGAAACCCTCTACCTGGAGAACAACCAG ATCAAGGTGATGCCAGATGATTGGTTCAGCCAGAAGGAGGAAGTGCCATACCTCTACCTCTCAGCCAAtccctgggcatgctcctgctCCCTTTCATACCTGCGTAGATACCTCGAAGACAACGAACTCAACGTCTACGTCCGGGATGGCAAAGACATAAAGGGTGATGTAGAGAGCGTG GTGTGTGACTCGCCGCTGGAGCACAAAGGGACACCCGTCATCAGTCTGGAAGAATCTGATCTGTGTTCACCCTCAACGGCATACTCTCCAACTGGAGACTTCGACCTGCTGATGACCACAATCACTCCCTACAAGGAGATCACAGCTGCAGCTACTATACCTTCTTCTACATCTTTACCTATCCCTTCAACTAGCTCTTTATCTAAACCTTCAACCTTACAAACCCCATTTGCAGTCCTGCACTCAGGGTCCTACGAGGTGGTGACATGGTCCTGGTACCACACCTTCACCAGCCTCTCTAAATGGTCAGAAGTAAAAACAGAGAAGTCATCAGTCAGGTTTCATGATCTGACAACAAAACGTGCCGAGACAACCTCATTTGTTCGTTTAACTCCAATAACACCAAAACTCCAGGTAGTCACCACCGAGCCAACCACCACATCCAGCGTGAGCTCGTCCATGTCTTCCACACCTTCACGGGAGGGAAGCGAGCCCGCCAGCGTCCACCGACACGTCCGGGTCAGCTCTGTGGGGGCTGCAGGGGTCTTCTGTGTTTGGCTTTTTGCCGGGtgtctgctgctgtgtgtggcTTCAGCGGTGTGTGTTCTGGTGACTTTAGTGAAGCTGGTTGTCTGGTACAAGAAGGTCTACAAACCTCTGAACATGAGGATAGCAAAGAGGAGTGCAGGCAGGGAAGGAGGGATGCTGCTGATGCACAGCAGGAAGGAGGATAAGGGAGTGGTGGCGCTGTATCGCTCCGTTCTGTTTGTCCACAAGGAGGGAGGAGATGCCTttaagaaagaggaggaaagtgaaggaagagaggaaggaggtgaAAGACAGGTCATTACTCTGAAAccaacaggaggaggaggagagaaagaaggagatgacGAAGGAAGGAAAGAGAGGGGAGTGTACAGGAAGACTGTGTACCGGCTGTTAAGTAAAGAGGAGGAGATAGAAGGATGGAGGACTGTGGTGGAGGAGTGTGAGGTCTCAGCTGAAGATGGAGACAGGAGGAGAGTTGGGGGGAATAAAGAGtggagtggaggaggaggaggaggagaaggaggatcCAAAAAGCGTTACAGCGTGATTCtgagggaggagagggaggaggcagGGGGAGGAAGGGAGGAGCTAGACTGGGTGGTGGGTGGTTGGGAGGTAAAAAGAGGAGGACGAGAGGCAGACGAGGAGCCAAGGAGCAGCTGGGGGGAGTGGCTGGCACATTATTTACCCAGCATGCCTTGGGGAGTGACTATGCCCCCGGATGATGAGGCAGCAATGTGA
- the LOC121640487 gene encoding uncharacterized protein LOC121640487, whose amino-acid sequence MVAKYTDPVGCTRTLNTIQKVTADGGGEVGGGFYYNTVSSKRFFLLSLQPAAALLCPSSSSSAMGPAEVLLLLSLIYLASAQQEVVVKLQEDVTLQCLNPSEESISVLKWSRPDLNTYGYVYFYRNKRSYENYQHPSFHGRVKLREADMKGGDASLILRNVSFSDTGIYECHISSRNLKRSRRAGSEISHFISLSVTASDETHLSKQGLDVAGGEADGDMRDEGRVESSSDVMLVAVGAVVVVVVVVVVVVGALMAFRSFIGRKKQKPSEHQSKAENQQLV is encoded by the exons ATGGTCGCGAAGTACACGGACCCGGTCGGGTGTACAAGGACCCTCAACACGATACAGAAAGTAACTGCAGACGGGGGTGGGGAAGTAGGAGGAGGCTTTTACTATAATACGGTTTCCAGTAAACGCTTCTTCCTTCTGAGCCTTCAACCCGCAGCAGCTCTGCTCtgtccttcctcttcatcttcagccATGGGTCCTGCTGAAGTCCTCCTGCTTCTGTCTCTGATTTACTTGGCTTCAG CCCAGCAGGAGGTGGTGGTGAAGCTGCAGGAGGATGTGACTCTTCAGTGTCTGAATCCCAGCGAGGAAAGCATCTCGGTGCTGAAGTGGAGCAGACCCGACCTCAACACCTACGGTTACGTCTACTTCTACAGAAACAAGCGCTCCTATGAAAACTACCAGCATCCATCGTTCCACGGCCGGGTGAAGCTGAGAGAGGCGGACATGAAGGGCGGAGACGCTTCTCTGATCCTGAGGAACGTCTCCTTCAGTGACACTGGGATTTACGAATGTCACATATCATCCAGGAACCTGAAGCGCAGCAGGAGAGCCGGCTCTGAGATCAGCCACTTCATCAGCCTCAGCGTTACGGCCTCAG ATGAAAcccacctcagcaagcaggggCTCGACGTGGCTGGAGGAGAAGCCGATGGAGACATGCGTGATGAAGGAAGAGTAGAAAGCAGCTCTGATGTGATGCTTGTTGCTGTAggagctgttgttgttgttgttgttgttgttgttgttgttgttggggctTTGATGGCGTTCAGGAGTTTTATAGGACGTAAGAAGCAGAAACCTTCAGAGCATCAAAGCAAGGCTGagaaccagcagctggtctga